In Caloramator sp. E03, the sequence AATCCATTCCAAGGGCTTTTTTCATTATTTCATTTTTTCTATTCATTACTGCATCAAAACTTACATCAACTTTCATTTATTGTCACCGCCCTTTAAAATGCCCCTTAGCTGTTTTCCAATTTTTAATAACTCAGGAACATATTCATCTCCAAATCCATATTCATACCTTGGATTTATTAAAACAAGTTCACCCTTAACTATTCTTCCTGTTAAAGTTGTAATCTCAACCTCATCATAAAGATTAGCATCATGATTTAAAAATCCCTTTACCCAAAGCTCGAGAGGAACCTTCTTTGTATCCTCAGGAAGCTTTCCCGTTCTTTCCTCTGGTTTTAAAACTATCTGATGTATCTGTACCCAGTCACCTTTTTTTGCATCAGACATTATATCACCTCTTTATATGATTCCTTACATCATCCATAAATACATGTGGTATTGGAAGATCCTTCATTGTAACAAGACCTGGCTTTGCATTTATAACATGGGGAATCATATTAACAGCTGTTGCAATGGTCCCTATTCCTCCAGGAGTTTCAGGTTTTATGCAAAGGTTGATGTTTGGATCTCCTTCAATCCATATATAATCACCTGTTTCAATGTTTTCAAGTTCTGGATGTATCTGCTGTGGATGCTCAAGTATAATTACCGGCTCTCCATTTTTAAGTCCATAGCCACAGTGTCTGCATCCTGCAACCATACCTGGCTCTACAACAACATCCTTAGTTTCTCTATGAACCTTTGATATAATTGGCTCTCTTGTCTGTTTTACCTCATCGATTTCAATTCCAAGAGCATCTGCAATCATTGGTATTGATTCTTCAAAGCCAACATGTCCATAAATTGATCCGTCTTCAATTCCCTTCATAAACTGCTCATAAGTTGTACCAACGCCCTGCTCAACCATAACTGTCTTTCCAAAGGGTGATAAGTCATTTATTCTTGCTGCTCTTATCTTCTTTACACTTCTACATGCTGCAGTTAAAGTTATTATTAAAGTATCCAGTACAAACCCAGGGTTTACTCCTGTTCCAAGTATTGTAACTCCGTTTTCCTTTGCAAGTCTATCCATCTCTTTTGACATTTCAGGAGCAACCTTATAAGGATATGCCATCTCTTCAGCAATAGTTATAACGTTCATCTTATTAGAAACTATTAATTTAATAGGTTCAAATACTCCTTCGACAAAAGAATCAATTGAAAGTAAAACCACATCTGCCTTTGTTTCTTCTAAAACTTTCTTGGCATTAGTTGATACTTTTACATTAAGCCTTCTTCCAATTTCAAGGTAATCTCCAAGATCCATTCCTTCTTTGCTTTGATTTCTTATTATACCCCCTACAATTTCAAAGCCTTCCTTTTCAAGAATCATTTTTGCCATGCCGCCTCCCATGTTGCCAATACCCCAAAGTATTACTTTAATTTTATCCATATATTAACCCTCCAAAATTAATTTTTTACATATTTTTTTGCATAAATCATGCCATAATTTTTATAGGAATTTTAAATTTCAATTTATATATATACATAAATTTATAACATACTGCATTTTTATTATTAATTTTTATTCTTTTATGATTATTCTTAATCTTAAGCGCAATTATTTTTGCAGAATGCTATATGAGTATATAAGCTTATATACAAAAAAAATGCACCCATGCAATTTTTTTTGCATAAGGGTGCAATTTTTTTATCATATTTTTATATTATACCTTTTAATTTTTTGCTGAAGAGTCTGCCTTTTTATTTTCAAAAGTTTTGATGCCTTAGATATGTTATTTTCGCACTTTTTAAGGGCTTCTTTTATTATCTTTTTTTCAATCTCATCCATATATTCATCAAGGGAAATCCTAAAGGAATAATTATTAATATTAAGCATATTTTCATCCTTTGAATTAAATAAAGTATCCTGTATTTGGTGTGTAAAATGTTCCTTTTGAAGTATATGGCCTGAAACCATGTTCATAGCCCCTTCAATATAATTCTTAAGCTCTCTTACATTTCCTGGCCAATCGTATGACATAAATGCATCATATACTTCCTTTGACACATCCCAAACATCTTTAGAAAATTTATCATTGTATTTTTTTATAAATTCTTTTATAAATAAAGGTATATCTTCTTTTCTATCCCTTAATGCTGGTATTGTAATATTAACAACACTAAGCCTGTAATATAAATCCTTTCTTAAAGTACCATTAACAATTGCTGTATAAGGATCCTCATTTGTGGTTGCAATTATTCTTACATCAACTGGTATATCCTTAACATCTCCAACCCTTCTTATATAACCTTCCTGAAGAACTCTTAAAAGTTTTGCCTGAAGGGATATACTCATTGAATTTATCTCATCTAAAAGCAGTGTTCCTCCATTTGCCTGTTCAAATAGGCCAATTCTGTCAACAGCACCTGTAAAACTTCCCTTTATGGTTCCAAAGAGTATGCTCTCAAGAAGTCCCTCAGGAAGTGCTG encodes:
- the ortA gene encoding 2-amino-4-oxopentanoate thiolase subunit OrtA, coding for MSDAKKGDWVQIHQIVLKPEERTGKLPEDTKKVPLELWVKGFLNHDANLYDEVEITTLTGRIVKGELVLINPRYEYGFGDEYVPELLKIGKQLRGILKGGDNK
- the ord gene encoding 2,4-diaminopentanoate dehydrogenase gives rise to the protein MDKIKVILWGIGNMGGGMAKMILEKEGFEIVGGIIRNQSKEGMDLGDYLEIGRRLNVKVSTNAKKVLEETKADVVLLSIDSFVEGVFEPIKLIVSNKMNVITIAEEMAYPYKVAPEMSKEMDRLAKENGVTILGTGVNPGFVLDTLIITLTAACRSVKKIRAARINDLSPFGKTVMVEQGVGTTYEQFMKGIEDGSIYGHVGFEESIPMIADALGIEIDEVKQTREPIISKVHRETKDVVVEPGMVAGCRHCGYGLKNGEPVIILEHPQQIHPELENIETGDYIWIEGDPNINLCIKPETPGGIGTIATAVNMIPHVINAKPGLVTMKDLPIPHVFMDDVRNHIKR
- a CDS encoding sigma-54 interaction domain-containing protein, encoding MDFYRKILEILIDNIDEGIHVIDSEGKTIIYNKAMETLEGLDGSEVIGKKILELFPSLNENTSTLCNVLKSGEAIGERYQSYVNKKGYNITAVNITLPIKLDDEIAGAIEISKDFTKVKELYDRIIHLTGKSKIEIKSDKKYSFDNITGCSPKFLKCVEMAKKAAASSSTVLIYGETGTGKEVLSRCIHNESERALKPFVALNCAALPEGLLESILFGTIKGSFTGAVDRIGLFEQANGGTLLLDEINSMSISLQAKLLRVLQEGYIRRVGDVKDIPVDVRIIATTNEDPYTAIVNGTLRKDLYYRLSVVNITIPALRDRKEDIPLFIKEFIKKYNDKFSKDVWDVSKEVYDAFMSYDWPGNVRELKNYIEGAMNMVSGHILQKEHFTHQIQDTLFNSKDENMLNINNYSFRISLDEYMDEIEKKIIKEALKKCENNISKASKLLKIKRQTLQQKIKRYNIKI